A genomic region of Azoarcus sp. KH32C contains the following coding sequences:
- the hemA gene encoding glutamyl-tRNA reductase, translating to MQLYALGLNHHTAPLTIRERVAFQPERLDDALHDLTHARTVREAAILSTCNRTELYFATEQPQHAADWLARFHSLTLSEVSPYLYTYPQRDAVRHVFRVASGLDSMVIGEPQILGQVKDAARRAEEAGTMGTLLHKLFQNTFAVAKEVRSTTAIGANIVSMAAAGVHLAERIFERLSDQRVLFIGAGEMIELCAAHFAGAQPKHITVANRTESRALALAGRYGADVMRLDGIGDVLAQFDIVVSCTASPLPIVGLGMVERAVKARRHKPMVMVDLAVPRDIEKEVGDLDDVFLYTVDDLAQVVDAGLESRQQAVIEAEEIINSRVDGFLHWMQGRDVVPTIRALRLHAETLRAAELERARKLLARGEDPQKVLDALSHGLINKLMHAPTHFLNQSEGEQQADASRMLQQLFNLNSHD from the coding sequence ATGCAACTCTATGCTCTTGGCCTGAATCATCACACCGCTCCGCTCACTATCCGCGAGCGGGTGGCGTTTCAGCCTGAGCGGCTGGACGATGCATTGCATGATCTGACGCATGCGCGCACCGTGCGTGAGGCCGCGATCCTGTCCACGTGCAACCGGACGGAGCTGTATTTCGCCACCGAACAGCCGCAGCACGCCGCAGACTGGCTCGCGCGTTTCCATAGTCTCACCCTGAGCGAAGTTTCCCCGTATCTCTATACCTATCCGCAGCGCGATGCGGTCCGTCACGTCTTCCGGGTCGCGAGCGGCCTCGATTCGATGGTGATCGGCGAGCCGCAGATCCTCGGTCAGGTCAAGGATGCCGCGCGCCGCGCCGAAGAGGCGGGGACGATGGGAACGCTGCTGCACAAGCTGTTCCAGAACACCTTTGCCGTGGCCAAGGAGGTCCGGTCGACGACGGCGATCGGCGCCAATATCGTTTCGATGGCGGCCGCTGGGGTGCATCTGGCCGAGCGGATCTTCGAGCGCCTGTCGGACCAGCGCGTGCTCTTCATCGGCGCCGGCGAGATGATCGAGCTCTGTGCGGCGCATTTCGCCGGGGCGCAACCGAAGCACATCACCGTCGCCAACCGTACGGAGTCGCGCGCGTTGGCGCTTGCCGGTCGGTATGGGGCCGACGTGATGCGCCTGGATGGCATTGGTGACGTGCTGGCGCAGTTCGACATTGTGGTGTCCTGTACGGCGAGCCCGCTGCCGATCGTCGGCCTCGGCATGGTCGAACGGGCGGTCAAGGCGCGCCGTCACAAGCCGATGGTGATGGTCGACCTCGCCGTGCCGCGGGATATCGAGAAGGAAGTCGGCGACCTCGACGACGTGTTCCTGTACACGGTTGACGATCTCGCGCAGGTCGTCGACGCGGGGCTGGAATCGCGCCAGCAGGCCGTGATCGAGGCCGAGGAAATCATCAATAGCCGCGTCGACGGTTTCCTGCACTGGATGCAGGGGCGTGACGTGGTACCGACGATCCGGGCGCTGCGCCTGCATGCGGAAACGCTGCGCGCCGCCGAGCTCGAGCGCGCACGCAAGCTGCTCGCGCGCGGCGAGGATCCGCAGAAGGTGCTGGACGCCCTGAGCCACGGACTCATCAACAAGCTGATGCACGCGCCGACGCATTTCCTGAACCAATCCGAAGGCGAGCAGCAGGCTGACGCCAGCCGCATGCTGCAGCAGCTCTTCAATCTGAATTCCCACGATTAG
- the prfA gene encoding peptide chain release factor 1 gives MKQSIRDKLDFLTSRLTELDRELSSPEVAADMDSFRALGRERAEIEPVVSLYGAYRQAEEDCESARGMLSDPELRELAESELEEGAARIASLEGELQRALLPRDPNDDRNLFLEVRAGTGGDEAALFAGDLLRMYTRYAERQRWKVEVVSASESDLGGYKEVIVRVLGAGAYSKLKFESGGHRVQRVPTTETQGRIHTSACTVAVMPEADEIEAVNINPADLRIDTFRASGAGGQHINKTDSAVRITHLPTGIVVECQDDRSQHRNRAQAMSVLAARIHDMQLREQQAKEAATRKSLVGSGDRSERIRTYNFPQGRVTDHRINLTLYKLDAVMQGEIDELVQALTAEHQAEQLAALAND, from the coding sequence ATGAAGCAGAGCATCCGCGACAAGCTCGATTTCCTGACCTCTCGCCTGACCGAGCTCGATCGCGAGCTGTCGTCGCCCGAAGTCGCGGCCGACATGGACAGCTTCCGTGCGCTGGGACGCGAGCGGGCCGAGATCGAGCCCGTCGTGTCGCTATACGGCGCCTATCGCCAGGCCGAGGAAGACTGCGAGAGTGCGCGCGGGATGCTCTCCGATCCGGAATTGCGCGAGCTTGCCGAGAGTGAGCTCGAAGAAGGTGCGGCACGCATCGCATCGCTCGAAGGCGAACTGCAACGGGCGCTGCTGCCGCGCGATCCCAATGATGACCGCAACCTCTTCCTCGAAGTCCGTGCCGGCACCGGCGGGGACGAGGCGGCCCTGTTCGCCGGCGACCTGTTGCGGATGTATACGCGCTACGCCGAACGGCAGCGCTGGAAGGTCGAAGTCGTATCCGCGAGCGAATCGGACCTCGGCGGCTACAAGGAAGTAATCGTCCGCGTGCTCGGCGCCGGAGCCTATTCCAAGCTCAAATTCGAGTCCGGCGGACATCGCGTACAGCGCGTGCCCACGACCGAGACGCAGGGGCGCATTCACACCTCGGCCTGCACGGTGGCAGTCATGCCGGAGGCGGACGAGATCGAGGCCGTGAACATCAATCCGGCGGACCTGCGCATCGACACCTTCCGTGCCAGCGGTGCGGGGGGGCAGCACATCAACAAGACGGACTCGGCGGTCCGTATCACTCACCTGCCGACCGGGATCGTCGTCGAATGCCAAGACGACCGCTCGCAGCACCGTAACCGGGCCCAGGCGATGTCGGTGCTCGCCGCGCGCATCCACGACATGCAGCTGCGCGAGCAGCAGGCCAAGGAGGCGGCGACCCGCAAAAGCCTCGTCGGCAGCGGCGACCGTTCCGAGCGCATCCGCACCTACAACTTCCCGCAGGGCCGCGTGACCGACCATCGCATCAACCTGACGCTATACAAGCTCGACGCGGTGATGCAGGGCGAGATCGACGAGCTCGTCCAGGCGCTGACGGCCGAACACCAGGCCGAACAGCTCGCCGCCCTGGCGAACGACTGA
- the prmC gene encoding peptide chain release factor N(5)-glutamine methyltransferase, which yields MAVVDPVPDVAGALKWARTHIVLAEARILLRYVLQCPASRLIAFPEAVLGVAEWAEFRSLVERREAGEPIAYLTGEREFFGRSFHITPAVLIPRPDTELLVELAMAHFGDKRGTRVLDLGTGSGILAITLMLDLIEADVTAVDRSREALLVAMANAARLGASVSFVLGDWFSALGEERYHLIVANPPYVAAADPHLEEGDVRFEPATALASGPQGLDDLAAIVSGAPAHLEPGGWLFLEHGYDQAAAVRGLLTDAGFSAIASWKDLAGIERVSGGQWLGR from the coding sequence ATGGCTGTCGTCGATCCCGTGCCGGACGTCGCAGGTGCCCTCAAGTGGGCGCGTACGCACATCGTGCTCGCCGAGGCCCGCATCCTGCTGCGGTATGTGCTGCAGTGTCCCGCCTCCCGGCTGATCGCGTTTCCCGAGGCGGTCCTCGGAGTGGCGGAGTGGGCCGAGTTCCGGTCCCTCGTCGAGCGGCGCGAGGCGGGCGAACCGATCGCCTACCTGACGGGCGAGCGCGAATTCTTCGGCCGCTCCTTCCATATCACGCCGGCGGTGCTGATCCCGCGCCCCGACACGGAACTCCTCGTCGAACTCGCGATGGCGCATTTCGGCGACAAGCGGGGCACACGCGTGCTCGATCTCGGCACCGGGAGCGGTATCCTCGCGATCACGCTGATGCTGGACTTGATCGAGGCGGACGTCACCGCGGTGGACCGCTCGCGCGAGGCCCTGCTGGTCGCGATGGCCAACGCGGCGCGTCTCGGGGCCAGCGTGTCCTTCGTGCTCGGCGACTGGTTCTCGGCGCTGGGCGAGGAGCGCTATCACCTCATCGTCGCCAATCCTCCCTACGTCGCGGCGGCGGATCCGCATCTGGAAGAAGGGGATGTCCGCTTCGAGCCGGCGACGGCGCTGGCATCCGGCCCGCAAGGGCTGGACGACTTGGCGGCCATCGTATCGGGCGCCCCGGCCCATCTGGAGCCCGGCGGTTGGCTCTTCCTTGAGCATGGCTACGATCAGGCGGCGGCGGTGCGCGGTTTATTGACCGACGCGGGCTTCTCCGCGATCGCGTCGTGGAAGGATCTGGCCGGCATCGAGCGGGTCTCGGGCGGCCAGTGGCTGGGGCGCTGA
- the grxD gene encoding Grx4 family monothiol glutaredoxin, with the protein MNIQEVIREQVAGNPVVLYMKGTPQFPMCGFSATAVQILKNLGVSDLFSVNVLENDDIRNGIKEYANWPTIPQLYIKGEFIGGCDIMREMYENGELQSMLAEAGVVTK; encoded by the coding sequence ATGAACATCCAGGAAGTCATTCGCGAACAGGTTGCCGGCAATCCCGTCGTGCTCTATATGAAGGGGACGCCGCAGTTTCCGATGTGCGGCTTCTCGGCGACTGCCGTGCAGATCCTGAAGAACCTCGGCGTTTCCGACCTCTTCTCGGTGAACGTGCTCGAGAACGACGACATCCGAAACGGCATCAAGGAATACGCCAACTGGCCGACGATCCCGCAGCTCTATATCAAGGGCGAGTTCATCGGCGGCTGCGACATCATGCGCGAGATGTACGAGAACGGCGAACTGCAGTCGATGCTCGCCGAAGCCGGCGTCGTCACGAAGTAA
- a CDS encoding nucleotidyltransferase family protein, whose translation MNASAPPLIEVLKDPARACRLADGDWSALIASGRAANLLGLLAVRLRQANIPLPPAPQRHLDAVAQLSERQRQSVRWEIHCLQRALAALRIPAVLLKGAAYAMSDHPVSHGRLFGDIDILVPRETIGDVELRLMIAGWTSGKNDAYDQRYYRQWMHELPPMVNVRRGTVLDVHHTILPLTSRHAPDARHIIESARPLDGFPSIRIPRPEHLLIHSIVHLVHDGELPNGLRDLFDIDGLIRDGARAPDFWLRVETAATELGLAAPTALGLTLAQRLIGSPVPTETVQRLRAGTRASPLLHGLYARALRPDNEVSGDVGALIARSAIYLRAHWLRMPPHLLARHLLYKSAARMRKTEGSAAGAA comes from the coding sequence ATGAACGCCTCCGCCCCACCGCTGATCGAGGTCCTCAAGGACCCGGCTCGCGCCTGCCGACTCGCGGACGGCGATTGGTCGGCACTGATCGCCAGCGGGCGGGCCGCCAACCTGCTCGGACTTCTGGCGGTTCGCCTGCGGCAGGCGAACATCCCGCTTCCACCAGCCCCGCAGCGCCACCTCGACGCCGTCGCCCAACTCAGCGAGCGCCAGCGCCAGTCGGTCCGCTGGGAAATCCACTGCCTGCAGCGTGCGCTGGCGGCCCTGCGAATACCCGCCGTGCTACTCAAGGGCGCCGCCTATGCGATGTCGGATCACCCCGTGAGCCACGGGCGCCTCTTTGGCGACATCGACATCCTCGTACCCCGTGAAACGATTGGCGACGTCGAACTGCGGCTGATGATCGCCGGCTGGACTTCGGGCAAGAACGACGCCTACGACCAGCGCTATTACCGGCAATGGATGCACGAACTGCCGCCGATGGTGAACGTGCGCCGCGGCACCGTCCTCGACGTCCATCACACCATCCTGCCGCTGACATCGCGCCATGCGCCAGACGCGCGTCACATCATCGAGTCCGCGAGACCGCTCGACGGCTTCCCGTCGATCCGCATCCCACGCCCCGAGCACCTGCTCATCCACAGCATCGTGCACCTCGTGCACGACGGCGAGCTTCCGAACGGACTGCGGGATCTGTTCGACATCGACGGCTTGATTCGGGACGGCGCGCGCGCGCCCGACTTCTGGCTGCGCGTGGAGACCGCCGCGACGGAGCTCGGGCTCGCCGCGCCGACGGCGCTGGGTCTGACGCTCGCGCAGCGGCTGATCGGCAGTCCTGTCCCGACCGAGACCGTCCAACGACTTCGAGCCGGAACGCGTGCGTCGCCGCTCCTTCACGGGCTCTATGCCCGAGCGCTAAGGCCGGACAACGAGGTAAGCGGGGATGTCGGGGCGCTCATCGCGCGAAGCGCGATCTACTTGCGCGCCCATTGGCTGCGCATGCCTCCCCACCTTCTCGCGCGACACTTGCTGTACAAGTCTGCCGCGAGGATGAGGAAGACGGAAGGCAGCGCCGCCGGTGCCGCCTGA
- a CDS encoding HprK-related kinase A, with the protein MIDTTLRIAPVTLRLRSPFGSVRAHVDFFYPDAVETGRADTFTDFDVRIARGAGVRSWLRPQAQFLLDHNEPFLPLPAAQAAALFEWGLNWCLATRPLGYLVMHAAVVARDSDALVMPGFPGAGKSTLCAALTFLKDWRLLSDELAILDPETARLHPNPRPICLKNASIDIVGAFPGATLGPVYQDTRKGTVTHAAPPPQSRAKAEKTARCRWVVFPRYVADADPWCDEIGRAEAFARIAEQSFNRDRMGETGFRALCAMLDGARCFEIAYDSTERALNLIDAITGG; encoded by the coding sequence TTGATCGACACAACCCTCCGAATCGCCCCCGTCACGCTGCGACTCCGCTCGCCGTTCGGGTCGGTTCGCGCGCATGTCGACTTCTTCTACCCCGACGCCGTCGAGACCGGGCGCGCCGACACCTTCACGGACTTCGACGTCCGCATCGCGCGGGGGGCCGGGGTGCGCAGCTGGCTCCGGCCGCAAGCCCAGTTCCTGCTCGACCACAACGAGCCCTTCCTGCCGCTTCCGGCGGCGCAGGCCGCCGCGCTGTTCGAATGGGGACTCAACTGGTGTCTCGCCACGCGACCGCTCGGCTATCTCGTGATGCATGCGGCGGTCGTCGCGCGAGACTCAGACGCCCTGGTGATGCCGGGGTTTCCCGGTGCCGGCAAGAGCACGCTGTGCGCGGCGCTGACCTTTCTGAAGGACTGGCGGCTCCTCTCCGACGAGCTGGCGATACTCGATCCCGAAACCGCCCGCCTGCATCCGAACCCGCGCCCGATCTGCCTCAAGAACGCGTCGATCGACATCGTCGGCGCCTTCCCCGGCGCGACGCTCGGACCGGTCTACCAGGACACGCGCAAGGGCACTGTCACCCATGCTGCGCCCCCGCCCCAATCGCGCGCCAAGGCCGAAAAGACCGCGCGCTGCCGCTGGGTCGTCTTTCCGCGCTATGTCGCCGACGCCGATCCCTGGTGTGACGAAATCGGCCGAGCGGAAGCTTTCGCCCGCATCGCGGAGCAGTCTTTCAACCGCGACCGCATGGGCGAAACCGGCTTTCGCGCCTTGTGCGCGATGCTCGACGGGGCGCGCTGCTTCGAGATTGCTTACGATTCGACCGAGCGCGCGCTGAACCTGATCGATGCCATCACGGGCGGCTGA
- the argH gene encoding argininosuccinate lyase, with the protein MTDTTSSQPAKAWSGRFTEPVSDLVKRYTASVFFDQRMARQDIRGSLAHAKMLARQGIIGAQDLADIERGMAQILDEIERGEFGWNLDDEDVHLNIEKRLTALVGDAGKRLHTGRSRNDQVATDIRLWLRDAIDQILTLIGDFQKNLLDVAEANAATPMPGFTHLQVAQPVTFGHHLMAYFEMSRRDAERFADCRKRVNRLPLGSAALAGTSYPIDREFVAQELGFDEVCYNSLDAVSDRDFAIEFCAASSLLMTHLSRFSEELILWMSPRVGFIDLADRFCTGSSIMPQKKNPDVPELVRGKTGRVNGSLISLLTLMKGQPLAYNKDNQEDKEPLFDTADTVIDTLRIYADMITGIRVKADAMRDALKQGYATATDLADYLVKKGLPFRDAHEAVALAVRAADVKGCDLPQFSLDELRAAMAHVPGAPERLQDDVFGVLTVEGSLASRNHIGGTAPEQVRAAVARARAALQ; encoded by the coding sequence ATGACAGACACCACTTCCTCGCAGCCCGCCAAGGCCTGGTCCGGCCGCTTCACCGAACCGGTCTCCGACCTCGTCAAACGTTACACCGCCTCGGTGTTCTTCGACCAGCGCATGGCGCGCCAGGATATTCGCGGTTCGCTCGCGCACGCGAAGATGCTCGCCCGCCAGGGCATCATCGGCGCGCAGGACCTCGCCGACATCGAGCGCGGCATGGCGCAGATCCTCGACGAGATCGAGCGCGGCGAATTCGGCTGGAACCTCGATGACGAGGACGTGCACCTCAACATCGAAAAGCGCCTCACCGCGCTCGTCGGCGACGCCGGCAAGCGCCTGCACACCGGCCGCAGCCGCAACGACCAGGTCGCGACCGACATCCGCCTATGGCTGCGCGACGCGATCGACCAGATCCTCACGCTGATCGGCGACTTCCAGAAGAACCTGCTCGACGTCGCCGAAGCCAACGCCGCGACGCCGATGCCGGGCTTCACCCACCTGCAGGTCGCCCAGCCGGTGACCTTCGGCCATCACCTGATGGCCTACTTCGAGATGAGCCGCCGCGACGCCGAGCGCTTCGCCGACTGCCGCAAGCGCGTGAACCGCCTGCCACTGGGCAGCGCCGCGCTGGCCGGCACGAGCTACCCGATCGACCGCGAATTCGTCGCGCAGGAGCTCGGCTTCGACGAAGTCTGCTACAACTCGCTCGATGCCGTCAGCGACCGCGACTTCGCGATCGAGTTCTGCGCTGCGTCGTCGCTGCTGATGACCCACCTGTCGCGCTTCTCCGAGGAACTGATCCTGTGGATGAGCCCGCGCGTCGGCTTCATCGACCTCGCCGACCGCTTCTGCACCGGCAGCTCGATCATGCCGCAGAAGAAGAACCCGGACGTCCCCGAACTCGTGCGCGGCAAGACCGGCCGCGTCAACGGCAGCCTGATCTCGCTGCTGACGCTGATGAAGGGCCAGCCGCTTGCGTACAACAAGGACAACCAGGAAGACAAGGAACCGCTGTTCGACACGGCGGACACCGTCATCGACACGCTGCGCATTTACGCTGACATGATCACCGGCATCCGCGTGAAGGCCGATGCGATGCGCGACGCGCTGAAGCAGGGCTACGCGACCGCGACCGATCTCGCCGACTACCTCGTCAAGAAGGGCCTACCCTTCCGCGACGCCCACGAAGCCGTCGCCCTGGCGGTCCGCGCCGCCGACGTGAAGGGCTGCGACCTGCCGCAATTCTCGCTCGACGAGCTGCGGGCGGCGATGGCGCACGTGCCGGGAGCTCCCGAGCGCCTGCAGGACGATGTATTCGGCGTGCTCACCGTCGAAGGCTCGCTGGCCTCGCGCAACCACATCGGCGGCACCGCCCCCGAACAGGTCCGCGCCGCTGTCGCACGCGCCCGCGCCGCCCTGCAGTAA
- a CDS encoding LytTR family DNA-binding domain-containing protein: MNEGVLRVVIVDDEAPARARLRDLLGDVAATQPTVLAGMAANGVEALRLIEAGEVDVVLADIRMPVMDGVELARHLGRLERPPAVVFTTAYDQYAVQAFELAAADYLLKPVRAERLAEALARARRSLRPADEALQRIAPGARQHFGVSERGRILLVPIAEVLFLRAELKYVTAHTAEREYLLDESLVQLETEFAGRFLRIHRNCLVARSAVVGVERAGEQEGEAHWEILLANDAGRLPVSRRQWPTVKQVLGI; the protein is encoded by the coding sequence ATGAACGAAGGCGTGTTGCGGGTGGTGATCGTCGATGACGAGGCGCCGGCGAGGGCGCGCCTGCGCGATCTGCTGGGGGACGTCGCGGCGACCCAGCCGACGGTGCTGGCCGGCATGGCGGCGAACGGCGTCGAGGCGCTGCGGCTGATCGAGGCCGGCGAGGTCGATGTCGTGTTGGCGGACATCCGGATGCCGGTGATGGACGGGGTCGAACTTGCCCGCCACCTGGGACGCCTGGAGCGGCCACCGGCCGTGGTCTTCACGACGGCGTACGACCAGTACGCCGTGCAGGCCTTCGAGTTGGCGGCGGCGGATTACCTGCTGAAACCGGTGAGGGCCGAGCGACTCGCGGAGGCGCTTGCGCGGGCGCGACGCAGCCTGCGGCCGGCCGATGAGGCCTTGCAGCGCATTGCACCGGGCGCGCGCCAGCATTTCGGCGTCAGCGAGCGCGGGCGGATCCTGCTCGTGCCGATCGCCGAGGTGTTGTTCCTGCGTGCCGAGCTGAAGTATGTCACCGCGCACACCGCCGAGCGCGAATACCTGCTCGACGAGTCCCTGGTGCAACTCGAAACCGAATTCGCCGGACGATTCCTGCGCATCCACCGCAACTGCCTCGTCGCGCGCAGCGCCGTCGTCGGCGTCGAGCGCGCCGGCGAGCAGGAAGGCGAGGCGCACTGGGAGATCTTGCTCGCCAATGATGCCGGGCGCCTGCCGGTCAGCCGCCGGCAGTGGCCGACGGTGAAGCAGGTGCTCGGAATCTAG
- a CDS encoding polysaccharide biosynthesis/export family protein — translation MLRVSVVLPALVAGVFLHGCAFAPGQYLDTAQFAGEQSPENARVELVSITPKLLAIQEAGRKADQVPRALLDYSPDSYRIGSNDVLHITVWDHPEMTAPSGPQQTLEANGRVVRPDGSLFYPYIGEIKAAGLTIEELRATIARQLTKVVTKPQVDVAVIKYASRKVVLSGAFNDTTQQPITSVPLTLLEAVGKAGVKTLDADLSSLILKRDGREYRLDLDALNRNGANLDGIKLKDGDQIHLAYNDRRRVYVMGEVGQPRALPFKTRDLNLSDVIGSVGGLRQETADGKAIYVIRGVEDLERDTAKVFQLDAKSPVAFVLAERFMLQPQDVVFVGPAGITRWNRFISQLLPSATLLRTGVGIENDIRVR, via the coding sequence ATGCTTCGCGTCTCGGTTGTTCTCCCGGCACTTGTCGCCGGCGTGTTTCTTCACGGCTGTGCGTTTGCTCCTGGCCAGTATCTCGATACCGCGCAGTTTGCCGGCGAGCAGTCTCCCGAGAATGCGCGGGTGGAGCTGGTGTCCATCACGCCCAAGCTCCTTGCAATACAGGAGGCCGGACGCAAGGCGGACCAAGTGCCTCGCGCCCTGTTGGACTACTCCCCGGATTCGTATCGCATCGGATCTAACGATGTTCTGCACATCACCGTGTGGGATCACCCGGAGATGACCGCGCCTTCGGGGCCGCAGCAAACGCTGGAAGCGAATGGCCGGGTCGTGCGGCCGGATGGAAGTCTGTTCTACCCTTATATTGGCGAAATCAAGGCCGCCGGCCTGACGATAGAGGAATTGCGAGCCACCATTGCGCGGCAGTTGACGAAGGTCGTCACGAAGCCCCAGGTGGACGTCGCGGTCATCAAGTACGCGAGCCGCAAGGTGGTGCTGTCCGGCGCGTTCAACGACACGACCCAGCAGCCCATCACGTCGGTGCCGCTCACACTGCTCGAGGCGGTCGGCAAGGCCGGCGTCAAGACGCTCGACGCGGACTTGTCCAGCCTCATCCTGAAGCGTGATGGACGCGAATACCGCCTCGATCTCGATGCCCTCAATCGCAACGGCGCGAATCTAGATGGCATTAAGCTGAAAGATGGCGACCAGATCCATCTCGCCTATAACGATCGCCGCCGCGTCTATGTCATGGGCGAAGTCGGCCAGCCGCGTGCCCTGCCGTTCAAGACACGCGACCTTAACCTCTCGGACGTCATTGGCAGTGTTGGTGGCCTGCGCCAGGAAACCGCCGACGGCAAGGCGATCTACGTGATCCGCGGCGTCGAGGATCTCGAGCGCGACACCGCCAAGGTGTTCCAGCTCGATGCTAAGTCGCCGGTGGCCTTCGTGCTCGCAGAGCGCTTCATGCTCCAGCCGCAGGACGTCGTGTTTGTCGGGCCCGCCGGGATCACGCGCTGGAACCGCTTCATCAGCCAGTTGCTGCCGTCTGCCACTCTCCTAAGAACGGGCGTTGGCATCGAAAACGACATTCGCGTCCGCTAA
- a CDS encoding YjbF family lipoprotein — MRGAVDTFRASVASPPELNVKRDDVMARPRYQLRLDSPFGAAVMVLGRVTGSEEYWVTSSRQVFVIEHGLIRRSAGFPENLEGTRFIAESGQSPDPFVAGLHRIGTDTYSTREVDWMPGYRYGVRIRSRFQRVGIEEHEILGERRSLLHIDEHLRGEGTGFEATNRYWVDPQDGFVFISEQSLFPGLSVRLTQLRPRREASR; from the coding sequence ATGCGTGGCGCAGTCGACACGTTTCGTGCGAGTGTCGCGTCCCCGCCGGAACTCAACGTGAAACGCGACGACGTCATGGCACGTCCGCGTTATCAGCTCCGGCTCGATAGCCCCTTCGGTGCGGCAGTGATGGTCCTCGGGCGAGTCACCGGATCTGAAGAGTACTGGGTAACGTCGAGCCGGCAGGTGTTCGTCATCGAGCACGGTCTCATTCGGCGTAGCGCTGGTTTTCCCGAGAATCTGGAAGGGACGCGCTTCATCGCCGAATCCGGGCAGTCACCCGATCCTTTTGTGGCTGGTCTGCATCGTATCGGAACCGACACCTACAGCACCCGCGAAGTCGATTGGATGCCCGGCTATCGCTACGGGGTGCGCATCCGCTCGCGTTTTCAACGCGTCGGCATCGAGGAGCATGAAATTCTCGGCGAGCGGCGAAGCTTGCTCCATATCGACGAGCATCTAAGGGGTGAGGGCACCGGCTTCGAGGCGACCAACCGCTACTGGGTCGATCCGCAGGATGGTTTCGTCTTCATCAGCGAGCAATCGCTGTTTCCGGGCCTCAGCGTCCGGCTTACCCAGTTGCGCCCCCGCCGGGAGGCGTCGCGATGA
- a CDS encoding capsule biosynthesis GfcC family protein, which yields MMRTIQQLFFVLVMLVGGGASAQVAVAVEGRVAHPGVLALTGQARLLDALRAADVQPDAYLLGAAWLHRDAIAAQRELKVGLLFDLAVVEQAARLEGKADLGELAGRLADRVRAQPVTGRRTDTLDPVRVELEARSNRRLGDGDRLVFPSRPVDVTVTGAVQADCVLPFVGLRSATQYRSDCPLHPHADPDWLYIVQPDGQVLRRGVALWNQDRDQALAPGARLVVPLSGKALRGRAEGLNEELAGFLATQPVPSAESAR from the coding sequence ATGATGCGTACGATCCAGCAACTTTTCTTCGTGTTGGTGATGCTGGTCGGGGGAGGTGCCTCGGCGCAGGTCGCGGTGGCCGTGGAGGGCAGGGTCGCGCATCCGGGAGTGCTGGCACTGACGGGGCAGGCGAGGCTACTGGACGCGCTGCGTGCGGCGGATGTGCAGCCGGATGCCTATCTGCTCGGCGCGGCGTGGCTCCATCGGGATGCGATCGCCGCGCAGCGCGAACTCAAGGTCGGCCTGCTGTTCGATCTGGCGGTGGTGGAGCAGGCCGCGCGTCTCGAAGGCAAGGCCGACCTCGGTGAGCTCGCCGGGCGTCTGGCCGACCGAGTGCGTGCCCAGCCGGTCACCGGGCGCCGGACCGACACGCTCGATCCGGTGCGGGTCGAACTCGAGGCGCGCAGCAATCGCCGACTCGGCGACGGCGATCGACTCGTCTTTCCCTCCCGTCCAGTCGACGTGACCGTCACCGGCGCGGTGCAGGCCGACTGCGTGTTGCCCTTCGTCGGCCTGCGCTCGGCCACGCAATATCGTTCCGACTGTCCGCTGCATCCTCACGCCGACCCGGACTGGCTCTACATCGTCCAGCCGGACGGGCAGGTCCTGCGGCGCGGCGTGGCGCTGTGGAACCAGGATCGCGACCAGGCGCTCGCACCCGGGGCGCGTCTCGTCGTGCCGTTGAGCGGAAAGGCGCTCCGCGGCCGTGCTGAAGGTCTGAACGAGGAGCTTGCCGGTTTTCTTGCTACGCAGCCGGTTCCTTCAGCGGAGAGCGCGCGATGA